Proteins found in one Sphingobium sp. V4 genomic segment:
- a CDS encoding glycosyltransferase, giving the protein MGPARSVICVYVHALVATGVVRNARLIAADLAGRGHSVQLVTALPGGEAVPGVAHHALLPQAHPSRLREKAQAALALRRHLLRERPAMLISAGNHGHGTAWAGSRGVPGLKRVYRISNDIMRAVPGAPSGGLKRLGRSATARLIAVDAAHLVLVSPTLADTPAFVGAARGGRLTVIANGIDAGAARRKAEGENPHPWLGGDAPVLLAIGRLAPQKNFATLLRAFALLRRQRPARLIILGESRDDARETLTAQARQLGVADDLALPGTVDNVFPWLARCDGFVLPSWWEGSANVLLEAMAVDAPCVASISAGNAAQLLDDGRYGLLVDPADAHAMATAMDRQLDPATRIRPGERIAHFGMASVSAGWVDLAGRLLAG; this is encoded by the coding sequence ATGGGACCGGCGCGGTCGGTGATCTGCGTCTATGTCCATGCGCTGGTCGCCACGGGCGTGGTGCGCAACGCGCGCCTGATCGCCGCCGATCTCGCCGGGCGGGGTCATAGCGTCCAGTTGGTGACCGCGCTGCCGGGCGGCGAGGCAGTGCCGGGCGTCGCGCATCACGCGCTTTTGCCGCAGGCGCATCCGTCGCGCTTGCGGGAAAAGGCGCAGGCGGCGCTGGCGCTGCGCCGGCATCTGCTGCGCGAACGGCCGGCCATGCTGATCTCGGCGGGCAATCACGGCCATGGCACCGCCTGGGCCGGGAGCCGCGGCGTGCCCGGCCTGAAGCGGGTCTATCGCATCAGCAACGACATCATGCGCGCCGTCCCCGGCGCCCCGTCCGGCGGGCTGAAGCGTTTGGGGCGCAGCGCCACGGCGCGGCTGATCGCAGTGGATGCGGCCCATCTGGTGCTGGTGTCGCCGACCTTGGCGGATACGCCCGCCTTCGTTGGCGCGGCGCGCGGGGGACGGCTGACGGTGATCGCCAATGGCATCGATGCGGGCGCGGCGCGGCGGAAAGCGGAGGGGGAGAATCCCCATCCCTGGCTGGGCGGAGACGCGCCCGTGCTGCTCGCCATCGGCCGGCTGGCGCCGCAGAAGAATTTTGCCACCCTGCTCCGCGCCTTCGCGCTGCTACGCCGCCAGCGGCCCGCGCGGCTCATCATACTGGGCGAAAGCCGCGACGATGCGCGCGAGACGCTGACGGCGCAGGCGCGGCAACTGGGCGTCGCGGATGATCTGGCGCTGCCCGGAACGGTCGATAATGTCTTTCCCTGGCTGGCGCGCTGCGACGGCTTCGTCCTGCCGTCCTGGTGGGAGGGGTCGGCCAATGTGCTGCTGGAGGCGATGGCCGTGGATGCGCCCTGTGTCGCGTCGATCAGCGCGGGCAATGCGGCGCAGCTGCTGGACGATGGGCGTTACGGCCTGCTGGTCGATCCGGCCGACGCGCACGCGATGGCCACGGCCATGGATCGGCAGCTTGATCCCGCCACCCGCATCCGGCCGGGCGAGCGCATCGCGCATTTCGGCATGGCAAGCGTGTCGGCGGGCTGGGTCGACCTGGCCGGGCGACTATTGGCCGGGTGA
- a CDS encoding DUF2946 family protein, which translates to MMGAVRQSESARGLLAALALLVLAIQLVAPSGFMPVRTEKGVVVTLCTGQGAVNVVVPRGDAPGKHGQPDDGMAGQQHCPFGASVQPLVPPLVAADLPLPAWQLAFGPIAFALKTGVIAHLAAPPPPSSGPPATF; encoded by the coding sequence ATGATGGGGGCGGTCAGACAGAGCGAAAGCGCGCGCGGCTTGCTGGCCGCACTCGCGCTGCTCGTGCTGGCGATCCAGCTGGTCGCGCCATCGGGCTTCATGCCGGTGCGTACCGAGAAGGGCGTCGTCGTGACGCTCTGCACCGGGCAGGGCGCGGTCAATGTCGTCGTGCCGCGCGGCGATGCGCCGGGCAAACATGGCCAGCCCGACGATGGCATGGCGGGCCAGCAACATTGCCCCTTCGGCGCGTCGGTCCAGCCGCTGGTGCCGCCTCTGGTGGCCGCCGACCTGCCGCTCCCAGCCTGGCAACTGGCCTTCGGGCCGATCGCCTTCGCGCTCAAGACCGGGGTCATCGCGCACCTTGCCGCGCCGCCGCCGCCATCATCGGGGCCGCCGGCCACTTTCTGA
- a CDS encoding MerR family DNA-binding transcriptional regulator has protein sequence MDKRSSIAGIELPDHSERQSYSITDLSEEFGVTARALRFYEDEGLISPERQGLARIYSRRDRARLAWILRGKRVGFSLTEIREMIDLYDADEAHEAQRRVTVDKCKARIDLLTRQKDDIDAAIAELSAFVATIEDR, from the coding sequence ATGGACAAGCGCAGCAGCATCGCCGGCATCGAACTGCCAGACCACAGCGAACGGCAGAGCTACAGCATCACCGACCTTTCGGAGGAATTCGGCGTGACCGCCCGGGCGCTGCGCTTCTATGAGGATGAAGGGCTGATCTCGCCGGAACGGCAGGGTCTGGCCCGCATCTATTCGCGCCGCGACCGCGCCCGGCTCGCCTGGATATTGCGCGGCAAACGGGTGGGCTTCAGCCTCACCGAGATTCGCGAGATGATCGACCTGTATGATGCCGACGAAGCGCATGAGGCGCAGCGCCGCGTCACCGTCGACAAGTGCAAGGCGCGGATCGACCTGCTGACCCGCCAGAAGGATGACATCGACGCAGCGATCGCCGAGCTGTCCGCCTTCGTGGCCACCATCGAAGACAGATAG
- a CDS encoding sugar-transfer associated ATP-grasp domain-containing protein translates to MFTIRAVPRRDENSLLAAYHGGLRRHWLPGARALAHLLARTGRGGWSSAERLLLPDAVRRAGLSMRDRKGLHRLLNPAAFPVAANPLKNKQLFAQRAEQAGLPVASGWNPTREALGSWLARETDIIAKPSFRSKGQGVARFRRIGGDWHGAEGAIADAALQARLGAMWQAGGVIQRRLPTHAALAELSPCALPTLRVVTCLDETGAPEVCGLALRLSAGGARPVDNFNAGNLVLGIDDQGRCGTAWLGGGDQRLSLDRHPLTGAAIAGTTVPDLAEALALARRAHPAFPGFTVIGWDVGLTSDGPVLIEGNWNPGTDILQLVSGQGLAETRLGALYRHHLDRLSVACWRGARVVEWDRRGR, encoded by the coding sequence TTGTTCACCATCCGCGCGGTCCCGCGCCGGGACGAGAACAGCCTGCTGGCCGCCTATCATGGCGGGCTGCGGCGGCACTGGCTACCGGGCGCGCGCGCCCTGGCGCATCTGTTGGCGCGGACCGGCCGGGGCGGCTGGTCATCGGCGGAACGACTATTGCTGCCCGATGCCGTTCGGCGGGCGGGCCTGTCGATGCGCGATCGCAAGGGGCTGCACCGGCTGCTCAATCCGGCCGCCTTTCCGGTGGCGGCCAACCCGCTCAAGAACAAGCAGCTGTTCGCGCAGAGGGCGGAGCAGGCCGGGCTGCCGGTCGCGTCCGGCTGGAACCCGACGCGCGAAGCGCTGGGCAGCTGGCTGGCGCGAGAAACGGACATCATCGCCAAGCCCAGCTTCCGGTCCAAGGGGCAGGGGGTGGCGCGGTTCCGGAGGATCGGGGGCGACTGGCACGGGGCGGAAGGCGCGATCGCCGATGCGGCCTTGCAGGCCCGGCTGGGCGCGATGTGGCAGGCAGGCGGGGTGATCCAGCGGCGATTGCCTACCCATGCCGCGCTGGCGGAGCTGTCGCCCTGCGCGCTGCCGACCCTGCGCGTCGTCACCTGTCTGGACGAGACGGGCGCGCCCGAAGTCTGCGGGCTGGCGCTGCGGCTGTCGGCGGGGGGCGCGCGGCCGGTCGACAATTTCAACGCCGGCAATCTGGTGCTGGGGATCGACGATCAGGGGCGATGCGGGACGGCGTGGCTGGGCGGGGGCGATCAGCGCCTGTCGCTTGACCGGCATCCCCTGACCGGCGCGGCGATCGCCGGGACGACCGTTCCCGATCTGGCCGAGGCGCTGGCGCTGGCCCGCCGCGCCCATCCGGCGTTCCCAGGCTTCACCGTGATCGGCTGGGACGTGGGGCTGACCAGTGACGGGCCGGTGCTGATCGAGGGGAACTGGAACCCCGGTACCGACATCCTTCAACTGGTGAGCGGGCAGGGTCTGGCCGAAACACGGCTGGGGGCGCTCTATCGGCATCATCTGGACCGGCTGTCTGTGGCGTGCTGGCGCGGTGCGCGGGTGGTCGAATGGGACCGGCGCGGTCGGTGA
- a CDS encoding NAD(P)/FAD-dependent oxidoreductase produces MIRLSGLKLPLDHPAEAMPVAICERLGLEPQDLRGHSVVRRGNDARRRTAIQLVYTVDLDLTDEAGVLERFANDHDVRPTPDTRYRFVAHVPEGWQGKRPVVIGAGPCGLFAGLILAQMGFRPIILDRGKVVRERTKDTWGLWRRAELNPDSNVQFGEGGAGTFSDGKLYCRVKDPRFLGRKVLEEFVAAGAPDDILWEAHPHIGTFRLVSMVESMRRQIESLGGEYRWQHRVDDLVLERQGDGTQQLRGLVLHDGSVIEADHVVLAVGHSARPTFEMLHRRAVHMEAKPFSIGVRIEHPQSWIDRARYGNCAGHPDLGAAAYSLAHHCANGRTVYSFCMCPGGRVVAATSEEGRVVTNGMSQYSRAEFNANSGLVVGIDSARDYPGGPLAGIDFQRHWESLAYVAGGSSYWAPGQTVGDFLAGRPSTALGSVTPSYKPGVTPTDLSQCLPGFVIEAFREALPVFGRQLANYDHPDAVMTGVETRTSSPLRITRGKDFQSLNVAGLYPAGEGAGYAGGILSAAIDGIKVAEGVALAITAG; encoded by the coding sequence ATGATCCGTCTTTCCGGCCTGAAACTGCCCCTCGACCATCCGGCCGAGGCGATGCCCGTCGCCATTTGCGAACGCCTCGGACTCGAACCGCAGGACTTGCGCGGCCACAGCGTCGTGCGGCGCGGCAATGACGCCCGGCGCAGGACCGCTATTCAGCTGGTCTATACGGTCGACCTGGATCTGACCGACGAGGCCGGGGTGCTGGAGCGGTTCGCGAACGACCATGACGTCCGTCCCACCCCCGACACGCGCTACAGGTTCGTCGCCCATGTCCCCGAAGGCTGGCAGGGCAAGCGGCCGGTGGTGATCGGTGCCGGGCCATGCGGCCTGTTCGCGGGCCTCATCCTGGCGCAGATGGGTTTCCGGCCTATCATCCTCGATCGCGGCAAAGTGGTGCGCGAGCGGACCAAGGATACGTGGGGGCTGTGGCGCCGCGCGGAGCTGAACCCGGACAGCAATGTCCAGTTCGGCGAGGGCGGGGCGGGCACCTTTTCCGACGGCAAGCTCTATTGCCGGGTGAAGGATCCGCGCTTCCTGGGCCGCAAGGTGCTGGAGGAATTCGTCGCGGCGGGCGCGCCCGACGACATTCTCTGGGAAGCGCATCCCCATATCGGCACCTTCCGCCTCGTTTCGATGGTCGAATCGATGCGGCGCCAGATCGAATCGCTGGGCGGCGAATATCGCTGGCAGCACCGTGTCGACGATCTGGTGCTGGAGCGGCAGGGCGACGGCACGCAGCAGTTGCGCGGCCTTGTCCTCCACGACGGCAGCGTGATCGAGGCCGACCATGTCGTCCTGGCGGTCGGCCACAGCGCACGGCCGACCTTCGAGATGCTGCACCGCCGGGCCGTCCATATGGAGGCCAAGCCCTTTTCGATCGGCGTTCGCATCGAGCATCCGCAAAGCTGGATCGACCGCGCCCGATATGGCAATTGCGCGGGCCATCCGGACCTGGGCGCGGCGGCCTACAGCCTGGCCCATCATTGCGCCAATGGCCGCACCGTCTACAGCTTCTGCATGTGTCCGGGCGGGCGGGTGGTGGCCGCGACCTCGGAGGAAGGCCGCGTCGTCACCAACGGCATGAGCCAGTATAGCCGCGCCGAGTTCAACGCCAATAGCGGGCTGGTGGTCGGGATCGACTCGGCGCGCGACTATCCCGGCGGGCCACTGGCAGGCATCGATTTCCAGCGCCACTGGGAAAGCCTGGCCTATGTCGCGGGCGGTTCCTCCTACTGGGCGCCGGGGCAGACGGTGGGCGACTTCCTGGCCGGGCGGCCGTCGACCGCGCTGGGATCGGTCACGCCGTCATATAAACCGGGCGTCACGCCGACCGACTTGTCCCAATGCCTGCCCGGCTTCGTGATCGAAGCGTTCCGCGAGGCGCTGCCGGTCTTTGGCCGCCAGCTCGCCAACTACGATCATCCCGATGCGGTGATGACGGGCGTCGAAACCCGCACATCCTCCCCATTGCGCATCACGCGCGGCAAGGATTTCCAGAGCCTCAACGTCGCCGGCCTCTACCCGGCGGGTGAGGGCGCCGGCTATGCCGGGGGCATACTTTCAGCCGCGATCGACGGCATCAAGGTAGCGGAGGGCGTGGCGCTGGCGATCACCGCCGGCTGA
- a CDS encoding PepSY domain-containing protein produces MTQGNVYRAIWRWHFYAGLIVLPVLALMAVTGALYLYKPQIEAMLYPVQTPAHSGQAMLPASQIIANVERHAGGKASQLLRPADGTQSWRVTTGSANGDSVVNFVDAFDGRVLGQMHDGGAMQVIRDLHSLALTGPVGNRLVEVVAGWAILLCITGLYLRWPRRGQPALTIRGRPATRLFWRNVHGTLGFTSAAIILFLAVTGMPWTQVWGGGLRAIIAANGAGRPQMKVNPWAPQAKAVLPWTLRERGGPAGTPGDIGVDAVAGVAARRGLVSGYQLFLPASPGAPYLVSAITIRADDARVLTIAAADGAVVQDVDWRQFGAGARMVEWGVSTHMGQQYGEPNRLLMLAGCLCLLLLCLTAPILWWKRGLSTPPPASPGALRAVAGVMLALGLLFPLTGLSMIAALLGEALARWMRPAWFPFDPGRTMGRP; encoded by the coding sequence ATGACGCAAGGGAATGTCTATCGGGCGATCTGGCGCTGGCATTTCTATGCCGGGCTGATCGTCCTGCCCGTGCTGGCGCTGATGGCAGTGACGGGCGCGCTTTATCTCTACAAGCCTCAGATCGAGGCCATGCTCTATCCGGTGCAGACGCCCGCGCATAGCGGACAGGCGATGTTGCCCGCTTCGCAGATCATCGCGAATGTGGAACGACATGCCGGCGGCAAGGCCAGCCAACTGCTCCGCCCGGCCGACGGCACGCAAAGCTGGCGCGTCACGACAGGGTCGGCGAACGGCGATTCAGTCGTGAATTTCGTTGATGCATTTGACGGCCGTGTCCTAGGCCAGATGCATGACGGCGGCGCGATGCAGGTGATCCGCGACCTGCACAGCCTGGCGTTGACCGGCCCGGTCGGCAACCGACTGGTGGAGGTGGTGGCGGGCTGGGCGATCCTGCTTTGCATTACCGGCCTATATCTGCGCTGGCCCCGGCGCGGACAGCCCGCGCTGACGATCCGGGGCAGGCCCGCAACGCGGCTGTTCTGGCGGAACGTTCACGGTACGCTGGGCTTTACGTCGGCGGCGATCATCCTGTTCCTGGCGGTGACGGGAATGCCCTGGACCCAGGTCTGGGGCGGCGGGCTGCGTGCGATCATCGCCGCCAATGGGGCGGGGCGTCCGCAGATGAAGGTCAATCCCTGGGCGCCGCAGGCGAAAGCGGTATTGCCCTGGACCCTGCGCGAGCGCGGCGGCCCGGCCGGCACGCCGGGGGACATCGGCGTCGATGCGGTGGCCGGCGTCGCCGCGCGACGCGGCCTGGTATCGGGCTATCAGTTGTTTCTGCCTGCCAGTCCCGGCGCGCCCTATCTGGTCAGCGCGATCACCATCCGCGCCGATGACGCCCGCGTCCTCACCATCGCCGCCGCTGACGGGGCGGTGGTGCAGGATGTCGACTGGCGGCAGTTCGGGGCTGGGGCGAGGATGGTGGAATGGGGAGTCTCCACCCATATGGGCCAGCAATATGGCGAGCCAAATCGCCTGCTGATGCTGGCGGGCTGCCTGTGTCTGCTGCTGCTCTGCCTGACCGCGCCGATCCTCTGGTGGAAGCGCGGCCTGTCCACGCCGCCGCCGGCCAGCCCCGGCGCGCTGCGGGCGGTGGCGGGGGTGATGCTGGCGCTGGGTCTGCTGTTTCCGCTCACCGGTCTCAGCATGATCGCCGCGCTTCTGGGCGAAGCCCTGGCGCGGTGGATGCGGCCGGCCTGGTTTCCTTTCGATCCGGGAAGGACTATGGGGCGACCATGA
- a CDS encoding 3'(2'),5'-bisphosphate nucleotidase CysQ, which produces MTDAGLAAHLAEVAGRILVEVRSSGLFSAKALGKAGDQTANQFLVHALREVRPDDGLLSEEEKDNAARLDKSRVWIVDPVDGTREYGEERSDWAVHVGMAIDGVPAVGAVALPGLEGGTLLRSDQPRPVPPAPDTLRMVVSRTRPAAEAVAVAAALDAELVPMGSAGAKAMAVILGQADIYLHSGGQYEWDSMAPAAVALAHGLHASRIDGSPLVYNQSDVYLPDLLICRKDHADAVLGHIAALAKDAA; this is translated from the coding sequence ATGACCGACGCCGGTCTCGCCGCCCATCTCGCCGAGGTGGCTGGCCGCATCCTGGTAGAGGTCCGCTCGTCCGGCCTGTTCAGCGCCAAGGCGCTGGGCAAGGCCGGCGACCAGACCGCCAACCAGTTCCTGGTCCACGCGCTGCGCGAAGTGCGGCCCGACGACGGGCTGCTGTCGGAGGAGGAGAAGGACAATGCGGCGCGGCTCGACAAGAGCCGGGTGTGGATCGTCGATCCGGTCGACGGCACGCGCGAATATGGCGAGGAACGGTCCGACTGGGCGGTGCATGTCGGCATGGCGATCGACGGCGTGCCGGCCGTCGGCGCGGTCGCCCTGCCGGGGCTGGAGGGCGGCACGTTGCTGCGTTCCGACCAGCCGCGTCCGGTTCCGCCCGCGCCCGACACGCTGCGCATGGTCGTCAGCCGCACCCGCCCCGCTGCGGAGGCGGTAGCGGTGGCGGCGGCTCTGGATGCAGAGCTCGTCCCCATGGGCAGCGCTGGGGCCAAGGCCATGGCGGTGATCCTGGGCCAAGCCGACATCTATCTCCATTCCGGCGGCCAATATGAATGGGACAGCATGGCACCGGCCGCCGTCGCCCTCGCCCATGGCCTCCACGCCAGCCGCATCGACGGCAGCCCGCTCGTCTACAACCAGAGCGATGTCTACCTGCCCGACCTGCTGATCTGCCGGAAGGACCATGCCGACGCGGTGCTGGGCCATATCGCCGCGCTGGCGAAGGACGCCGCCTGA
- a CDS encoding nucleotidyltransferase family protein: MGGRKDGRATALVLAGKRDGATDPLALEAGVTHKCLVPVAGQPMLIHVIDALAASDRIGEIRVAIEDPAVLEGLAQLRGLIATGRLVAVAARPNLVDSVLAAADGAAFPLLITTADNVLLTPPAVAEMLEGCKAQGADAAVAFTRRESVLAAHPEGQRKFYRFAEDSYSNCNTYWLKDRAALAAAETFRSGGQFVKHPLRIVGAFGLLNLIRFRFGLGTLAATFARFSRRFRMTIAPVILSDGAVAIDVDNARTRSVAADVLEQRAVMMQAAE, encoded by the coding sequence ATGGGCGGCCGCAAGGACGGGCGCGCGACGGCGCTGGTGCTGGCCGGAAAGCGTGACGGGGCGACCGACCCGCTGGCGCTGGAGGCGGGCGTTACCCATAAATGCCTGGTCCCGGTGGCGGGCCAGCCGATGCTGATACACGTCATCGACGCGCTGGCGGCGAGTGACCGGATCGGCGAGATCCGCGTCGCGATCGAGGACCCGGCGGTGCTGGAAGGACTGGCGCAACTGCGCGGGCTGATCGCCACCGGGCGGCTGGTGGCGGTCGCGGCGCGGCCCAATCTGGTGGATTCGGTGCTGGCGGCGGCGGATGGCGCGGCCTTCCCGTTGCTGATCACGACCGCCGACAATGTGCTGCTGACCCCGCCCGCCGTCGCGGAGATGCTGGAAGGCTGCAAGGCGCAGGGTGCGGACGCGGCGGTTGCGTTCACGCGGCGCGAGTCGGTGCTGGCCGCGCATCCAGAGGGCCAGCGGAAATTCTACCGTTTCGCCGAGGACAGCTATTCCAACTGCAACACCTATTGGCTGAAGGATCGCGCGGCGCTGGCGGCGGCGGAGACTTTCCGGTCGGGCGGGCAGTTCGTGAAACATCCGCTGCGCATCGTCGGTGCGTTCGGCCTGCTGAACCTCATCCGCTTCCGCTTCGGCCTTGGCACATTGGCGGCGACCTTCGCACGGTTCTCGCGACGCTTCCGCATGACGATCGCGCCGGTGATCCTGTCGGACGGCGCGGTGGCGATCGACGTCGACAATGCGCGCACGCGTAGCGTCGCGGCAGACGTGCTGGAGCAGCGCGCGGTCATGATGCAGGCTGCGGAGTAG
- a CDS encoding phosphoribosylglycinamide synthetase, with product MLTHIDRCVRISPADKARLRVLFLAKHARATGAPDAVDGNHAIYHHEMRMTLEEIGLHIRVANSYEALFERPDVDFVVTLLNRGGFQNSEMMAPLLLSWRDVPHMGASPILRGVSDDKYLSKLIARAHGVPTMPAQIFRRGGLPAEPAFRAERLVVKPNASSASWGLAMVDSWAQAQAQIDYLHGEGHDVLVEAWAPLLDVAVPVVGGSGGQPWILPPMMYVPADPHRARSHEEKRGMIDAGDDPLVLVEDRALLGQLEDMTRLLLPELWPFDYGRFEFRYDPVSGAVQFMEVNLSCNLWSKKTISRSARSIGVDHQTLVETIIGHSLERQGLLTEAPLRVAA from the coding sequence ATGCTGACCCATATCGACCGTTGCGTGCGCATTTCCCCGGCCGACAAGGCCCGGCTGCGCGTCCTCTTCCTCGCCAAACATGCGCGGGCCACCGGCGCGCCCGACGCGGTGGACGGCAACCATGCCATCTATCATCATGAGATGCGCATGACGCTGGAGGAGATCGGCCTCCATATCCGGGTCGCCAACAGTTACGAGGCGCTGTTCGAGCGGCCCGATGTCGATTTCGTCGTCACCCTGCTCAATCGCGGGGGCTTCCAGAACAGCGAGATGATGGCGCCGCTGCTGCTCAGCTGGCGCGATGTGCCCCATATGGGCGCCAGCCCGATCCTGCGCGGCGTGTCCGACGACAAATATCTGAGCAAGCTCATCGCCCGCGCCCATGGCGTGCCGACCATGCCGGCGCAGATATTCCGCCGGGGCGGCCTGCCCGCCGAACCCGCCTTCCGCGCCGAGCGGCTGGTGGTCAAACCGAATGCCTCCTCCGCGTCCTGGGGCCTTGCCATGGTCGACAGCTGGGCGCAGGCGCAGGCGCAGATCGACTATCTCCATGGTGAAGGGCATGACGTGCTGGTCGAGGCCTGGGCGCCGCTGCTCGACGTTGCCGTGCCCGTGGTCGGCGGCAGCGGCGGCCAGCCCTGGATATTGCCGCCGATGATGTATGTGCCCGCCGATCCCCACCGTGCGCGCAGCCATGAGGAAAAGCGCGGCATGATCGATGCAGGCGACGATCCGTTGGTGCTGGTCGAGGATCGCGCGCTGCTGGGGCAGCTGGAGGACATGACCCGGCTGCTGCTGCCCGAACTCTGGCCGTTCGACTATGGCCGGTTCGAGTTTCGCTATGATCCGGTCAGCGGCGCGGTGCAGTTCATGGAAGTCAACCTGTCCTGCAATCTCTGGTCGAAGAAGACGATTTCCCGTTCGGCCCGGTCGATCGGGGTGGACCACCAGACGCTGGTTGAAACGATCATCGGCCACAGCCTGGAGCGGCAGGGGCTGCTGACTGAGGCGCCGCTGCGGGTCGCGGCCTGA
- a CDS encoding TonB-dependent receptor: MRPIHVARSLPLCALILSATPAFADEAEQGGIIVTASPIVEAAAARVQKTPGGVDIVAAEAFEIRLAVSLRDALAFSPGVYTQPRFGQEVRISIRGSGLSRGYHMRGLTLLQDGIPINAADDNGDFQELDPQVFQHLEVYRGANALRFGGSTLGGAINAVTLTGRSAPGAEVRIDGGSFDTVRGKIAYGYADDHGDAWAALTADRSDSDRAHGDRKALRFNGNVGLKLSDSVEMRFYASAQTIRQKLAGALSEKDVLANPAKGNFVLDQARDIDSIRLQNRTTIDLEKGQLAFGAFFNAKALDHPIYQVIDQKSQVWGLFSSLDLAGDLAGLPVELTLGSQARFGSGTSRQFVNLGGRSGALTAHQQVRAQTINSYGEARIAPLPGLWLIAGGLYTQGERRIDNRLVPARSGDARFDAFAPKLGLLYQPVEAAQFYANYSRSVELPGFGELSQTPAGGAPGFTPVGAQRAWTAEIGTRGRIGIVGWDVSLYRADIQGEMLQYSVVAGVIPAATFNADRTRHQGVEAGLDLTLTPWAMLRQVYGYSDFRFRDDVQFGDNRLPVVPRHFYRAELKLGTERLSLAPAVEWLPQGAWVDYANTKRVDGYALLNITAQAQVRDGLTLFLDARNLTNERAVGDISALVRYTRDTPATAADEGSVAFYPVERRAVYAGVRARF; the protein is encoded by the coding sequence ATGCGTCCCATCCATGTCGCGCGCAGCCTGCCGCTGTGCGCTCTCATCCTGTCCGCCACCCCGGCCTTCGCCGACGAAGCCGAACAGGGTGGCATCATCGTCACCGCCAGCCCGATCGTAGAAGCGGCGGCCGCCCGCGTCCAAAAGACCCCTGGTGGCGTCGATATCGTCGCGGCGGAAGCGTTTGAAATCCGGCTCGCCGTTTCCCTGCGCGACGCGCTGGCCTTCTCGCCTGGCGTCTATACCCAGCCGCGCTTCGGGCAGGAGGTCCGCATCTCGATTCGCGGATCGGGCCTGTCGCGCGGCTATCATATGCGCGGCCTCACCTTGTTGCAGGACGGCATCCCGATCAACGCCGCCGACGACAATGGCGATTTCCAGGAGCTGGACCCGCAGGTCTTCCAGCATCTGGAGGTTTATCGCGGCGCCAATGCGTTGCGGTTCGGGGGATCGACGCTGGGCGGCGCAATCAACGCGGTGACGCTGACCGGGCGCAGCGCGCCGGGCGCGGAAGTCCGCATCGATGGCGGCAGTTTCGACACGGTCCGCGGCAAGATCGCCTATGGTTATGCCGATGACCATGGCGACGCCTGGGCCGCGCTGACCGCCGACCGTTCCGACAGCGATCGCGCCCATGGGGATCGCAAAGCGCTGCGCTTCAACGGCAATGTCGGGCTGAAGCTCTCGGACAGCGTCGAGATGCGCTTCTATGCCAGCGCGCAGACGATCCGCCAGAAACTGGCCGGAGCGCTGAGCGAGAAGGATGTGTTGGCCAATCCCGCCAAAGGAAACTTCGTCCTCGACCAGGCGCGTGACATTGATTCCATCCGCCTCCAGAACCGCACCACCATCGACCTGGAAAAGGGGCAGCTGGCGTTCGGTGCCTTCTTCAACGCCAAGGCGCTCGACCATCCCATCTATCAGGTGATTGACCAGAAGTCGCAGGTCTGGGGTCTGTTCTCCAGTCTCGACCTGGCCGGCGACCTGGCTGGCCTGCCGGTGGAACTGACCCTGGGCAGCCAGGCGCGCTTCGGCAGCGGCACGTCCCGGCAGTTCGTCAATCTCGGCGGCCGGTCTGGAGCGCTCACCGCCCATCAGCAGGTCCGGGCGCAGACGATCAACAGCTATGGCGAAGCGCGCATCGCCCCCTTGCCCGGCCTCTGGCTGATCGCGGGCGGCCTCTACACCCAAGGCGAGCGCCGGATCGACAATCGCCTTGTCCCCGCGCGCAGCGGCGACGCGCGCTTCGACGCCTTCGCGCCCAAGCTGGGCCTGCTCTACCAGCCCGTGGAGGCGGCGCAATTCTATGCCAATTACAGCCGTTCGGTCGAACTGCCGGGCTTTGGCGAACTCAGCCAGACGCCGGCGGGCGGCGCGCCGGGCTTCACCCCCGTCGGCGCGCAACGGGCATGGACGGCGGAGATCGGCACGCGCGGCCGGATCGGCATCGTCGGCTGGGACGTCAGCCTCTATCGCGCCGACATCCAGGGGGAGATGTTGCAATATAGCGTGGTCGCGGGCGTCATTCCGGCCGCGACCTTCAATGCCGATCGGACCCGCCACCAAGGCGTGGAAGCCGGACTGGACCTGACCCTGACGCCATGGGCGATGCTGCGACAGGTCTATGGCTATAGCGACTTTCGCTTCCGTGACGATGTGCAGTTCGGCGACAACCGCCTGCCGGTCGTGCCGCGCCATTTCTACCGGGCGGAGCTGAAACTGGGCACCGAGCGGCTGAGTCTCGCCCCGGCGGTGGAGTGGCTGCCGCAGGGTGCATGGGTCGATTATGCCAACACGAAGCGGGTGGACGGCTATGCGCTGCTTAATATCACGGCGCAGGCGCAGGTGCGCGATGGCCTCACCCTGTTCCTCGACGCGCGCAACCTGACCAACGAGCGCGCGGTCGGCGACATCAGCGCGCTGGTCCGCTATACGCGCGACACCCCCGCCACCGCCGCCGACGAAGGCAGCGTCGCTTTCTATCCCGTCGAACGCCGCGCCGTCTACGCGGGCGTCCGCGCGCGCTTCTGA